The Dreissena polymorpha isolate Duluth1 chromosome 8, UMN_Dpol_1.0, whole genome shotgun sequence genome includes the window AAAGTGCTGCGAAGCATAAcgttatcaatataaatatatgtatattttcagATGCCGTGTACTGATACAACGATGACTACTATATACGTGACAATCTCGGGAATCGTCGTTCCCTGTGACGTAACAAAGACAACTTCATGCTATGACGTCATCCGCATGTTGACCTCGAACAGCATCAAACGTGACTATGCAATATTCGAGTCGACCAGTGAGAAGGAAATACTGCTTTCGATGAAGTCGTCGGTGCTCAAGGTTATTACGTCATGGGGCGCCGAGTGGTTCCGGAAGTCTTTGGTGATCCGACCAGTAGACGCTCACACGTGCAGATTGGCGAGCATGTCACGTGCGCAAAGGATACTTCACCGCCTGACCCACGGAAGGAATTCGTCAACTAAACGCATGTGTACGGGCCCTCACCGGGATGCAGTAACAGAAAAATACTGCGCCTCAACTGCCGGTAAATCTGACGAAGTTCTTGGTAAACAGGACATAATGAATCGCTTTTTTCTTGACGTAAAATTTAACAGCGGACGGTCCACTTCGCGACTGAATGACGAGCTTGACGCTGAGGCATACAAGGCATTGACAGAAGTGCTTCTGGGGAGGTTACGTGATGACGACAAGGAGAGGGAGTCTGTGGCTTCAGGATTGCAGTTGGACCGGATGCGCGTCAATTGTTTGGATTCAGATGAAGACGGACTTAGCGATAGTGGATCAGACGTTAGCGAGCTTAACAAGTGCTTCGTAGCCAGTTTCAACGACACGTGCATCGCGGACTTCAACTGGTCACAGGCTGAAAGCGCGTTCTGTAATGACAGCGACTGCAGCAGCGTCGGAGAGCTGGAAAAGAACGTTCTGTAGGTGTGCGAGGCAGGGCTTAGCGGCCCCGACCAAGTAAGCTGATGTGGGGAGGAGATCTTGTCCACTCGTCCATGAGAGTCTTACAGGGAATCACGTCACGTGATATGAATGACACATGGAGTGACGTCACGTGATATGAATGACACAGGGAGTGACGTCACGTGATATGAATGACGCAAGGAGTTACTTCACGTGATATAAATTACACAGGGAATGACGTCACGTGATATGAATGACACAGGGGTGACGTCACGTGATATGAATGAGTACTTAAATTTGTTTGCTGTAGTTGttgctgtttgttgttgttgttattggtaTAATGAAATGTGCTACACAATGTTATTAAAACGCATATCAAATACGTTGGTTTTGTTCTTTATGTGTGATTGTTGTTTATATGTGTGATTGTTGTTTATCTGTTTCCCGCTAATAAAGAATGAACAAACGGGATCTTTATTAACAATCCTTGTACATTACGAGCCGATTAATGATCAGGGTCCGTTATTTTTCACcacaattaaaaaagaacaatacatgtacataaaatatgtatatggcattgaaaaaatataaatagttaaAAATCAGGATATTGAAAACTATAAAATGGCATAGTTTATTTTGTATATGATTCATGTTTGTTGCCGTGAATTTGAAAAATTATCCCAATACAACTGCCATCGGTTTATTGACGCACATCATTGAAAAGAAGCAGAATTTCGTCGATATTTTTGGTTCTGAACGCTATATTATGTCATcctgtgttgttgttgtcattAAACGCATATCGTTACACACGTTAAATAAAATACTCCTCATTGATTACTTTTTATCGCGTGCCCCGGGATTTATAGAATTGTAAAATGATAATCGTATTTATCAACACAATTATATAGAATTCTGAATAAACTCACTTAGTCGCAATGGTAGGGTTTATTAAGGAGCTCGTTTATCGCACATTAGTTTAcaaacaaaaatactttaatgaaaatataatgatataataataaatgttattgttctATATACCATATGCCTCATACAATTACTTATATTATTCTTATGGGTAAACTTCAATAAATTAATGGGTATTCATaaacttattttgaaaattttaacatgaattatgTTTTATCCTGATTATTGCTTACCGTTctgtcatgttttattattttattttttcgtgACAACTATTGCGATACTTTAAAAACAGAATTTTCTGTAGACATAACTAAATACATCTGAATTGTTATTGGTCGAAGTACATAGTACAGAAGTGGTTTTCGGAACTTTTATTGTAGTGCCTTTACATGTATATTCTCTTTTAAATGGTGTTGCCTTTTTGATTTTgattttcgttgttgttgttcttttatcTTTATATTGTCTTTTGTCGCcgcaataacattatattactGATCAATGTAGATTACCCGAATGGGTTGAAAACGCTTGCTCCTTCTTTACTAAATTTTAACTTATCAATTTTTAACCATGATTATTCTTTTTTAGTTCACGAGAGCACTCCGTGCTCacgatgagcttttgtgatcaccttttgtccggcGTTTGTCGTCCGTCTTGGATCGTCAATATTTACCGTTTTTACACTCTATCCTTCACATTTATAATGCAATCATCATGAACCTGGTCAAAACGTTTGCAACAATGATATCTTTGCTGAGTTCGAAATTTGGTTACGTGAGGTCAAAAAGTATGCCACAAcgcaaaatgaaagaaaaagcttCTTAACACTTGTGGATATTGATCAGAATATTTGCTCTAACGATATCTCAGCcgaaaaaaattaacataaacattagATGTGAATGTTTAATGACGTACTTTCATTTTGTTCCATTATGTCATGATCACAAAGTAATTAAGTTCCTTACGGTCGCAGGTAAGCGCCTTAGGACCTatgaccctcttgtttatatatgctgtcgttgttgtttttattctaaattttgttgttgtttttttacacatcaGCATTTCGTAATAACTTCACAGAACTTTATTGCTAATTAGTTACGTCCAgctgttttatgtattttgtaaatgTAACCTTCAAGCTCGTTTATTGAAACCTGATATTCTTCTGTGATAGTTTGTATCAGCTAAGTAGATAATAAATCTCCAAAGACCGCCCCACAATTTATTGAATATAGTTTTTCCGACTACATtcatgtttcatgaaattgtgtacttatatatttaatatttgctcAACTGTTGTCACAGTGCATGTATGTTCAGTGTATTTTGTGACATGTGAAacaaagacagacacacagacagacagtttattcagacttatacaacagaaCATCGACTTCATTCTTACATAATTATACACCTTATTTTCTGTCATGTGAATCagtataacaaaatcatattgTATAGCAtacaataatcatttaaaaatataaatgcaatttaacaCACTACATTTCAAGAGCAAGTATGTTCCTTGGAGGAAGTAGAGAAATGCATTACACGTCACACGAAACTTATAACTTGTGGAATTAATATACAGATAGGTTAGTATAAAATATACGGCTAATTAATTTTTGTCAGcgacatatacatataaaagggTTTTCGTCTTATAAATCAAACTCAATGCatcataaacaataacgttcatacGTGAAATATTATTCTGAGCATATCTGCAAATTCGGATTCTAAATGGGTGAGCAGATACTCATAATCTTACACAAAAATAAGCGCAGAGGTTTAGAAAGCAAGTCTTAATATTCATCATATTACACAGACGTATTAAAAACTGtgtgtatacatatataatacagaGCTGTTATTCATTTCCCCATACGACTCTTGTTAAAATTTGTCAACCATTCTACAAttaaactcgctaataaaactttTAACTTGCGCAACGTTCGGGTATtaaaaaacataaccaaatccaattCAAGTATTAACATTGACATTTGTCACCTAATTTGCATAAACCCAGACAGAATAATCAATATAGGCTTGTATTGTTCTGTTCTGATCTCAATTGTTCGTGTTGTGTCTttacattgaaaataatatttcaactatataaaaataataataataataataattttaataacattaaaatgttCTGTTCTAGCTGTATAATTGACGATTTAAATTGTGTGATTCATTTTAACGATTACTAAttctgaaacaaaacatttgtctATTTGGATCTGaaattttgatatattttgcTCCGTAATCCGTGAATTTGCGAcaaaaaatgtatgtgtatatattcgCAAACCCGTTCTCCGTTTCCGAAATAAAGAAAAGACTTCGAACCAAGACAATGCGATGAGCTATTGAATATGAACAGGCTATAAgtttttacttattaaaaatgttctaaattatGTAGTTTAATTTTTACAAGTAAACTATTGATGTCTTACTGAAC containing:
- the LOC127842446 gene encoding uncharacterized protein LOC127842446 isoform X1 yields the protein MPCTDTTMTTIYVTISGIVVPCDVTKTTSCYDVIRMLTSNSIKRDYAIFESTSEKEILLSMKSSVLKVITSWGAEWFRKSLVIRPVDAHTCRLASMSRAQRILHRLTHGRNSSTKRMCTGPHRDAVTEKYCASTAGKSDEVLGKQDIMNRFFLDVKFNSGRSTSRLNDELDAEAYKALTEVLLGRLRDDDKERESVASGLQLDRMRVNCLDSDEDGLSDSGSDVSELNKCFVASFNDTCIADFNWSQAESAFCNDSDCSSVGELEKNVL
- the LOC127842446 gene encoding uncharacterized protein LOC127842446 isoform X2, with the translated sequence MKSSVLKVITSWGAEWFRKSLVIRPVDAHTCRLASMSRAQRILHRLTHGRNSSTKRMCTGPHRDAVTEKYCASTAGKSDEVLGKQDIMNRFFLDVKFNSGRSTSRLNDELDAEAYKALTEVLLGRLRDDDKERESVASGLQLDRMRVNCLDSDEDGLSDSGSDVSELNKCFVASFNDTCIADFNWSQAESAFCNDSDCSSVGELEKNVL